The Bacteroidales bacterium nucleotide sequence GAACACTGAGGAGTGTGGTAGCCCCCCCCGACCTCTTTAACGGAGAGGACGGGGAAGCCCCTGAAGTATGTGCCGATGAGCATGATGTGATTTATGCCCTGGATTTTGAGAAAGATATGGTCAGGGTTTTTGAACCAATAGAGAAAGAAGAATGAACAGGAGGAATTTTTTAGAGAAGGCAGTCAGGGGAATTCTGCTGGGTGGACTGGCCCTGGTAAGTGGCCTGCTGGTATCCCGGAAACAGCTTAGCCGGTATACGCAGTGTTCGGCCGGTCTCCAGTGTAAAAACTGCGATAAAATATCTGAATGTCAGCTTCCTGAGGCTGAAAATCAACGTAAGGATGGATAAAAAAGACAAGAGCAGGGACAGGGGCTATAAGCGGCGGGACTTCATAAACAACGGGGTCAGGCTGGCTCTGGGGGTCTCCGTAGTGGGCACGGCTGCTTTTACGCTTCAACGCTCGGCTACCGGAAAGGATTATGTTTGGCAGATCGACCCCTTTAAATGTACCCAGTGCGGGCGCTGTGCCACCGAATGTGTGAAGGCAGAATCGGCAGTAAAATGTGTTCATGCTTATGCCCTGTGTGGCTACTGCGATCTTTGCGGGGGATATTTCAAACCGGGGGCGAAGCTGGAAACCGGTGCCGAGAACCAGCTCTGTCCCACTGCAGCCATTCAGCGCCGTTTTATCGAGGAGCCCTATTTCGAGTATGTCATCGATGAGGAACTCTGTATCGGCTGCGGAAAATGTGTGAAAGGCTGTTCCGCCTTCGGGAACGGCTCCC carries:
- a CDS encoding 4Fe-4S binding protein, with amino-acid sequence MDKKDKSRDRGYKRRDFINNGVRLALGVSVVGTAAFTLQRSATGKDYVWQIDPFKCTQCGRCATECVKAESAVKCVHAYALCGYCDLCGGYFKPGAKLETGAENQLCPTAAIQRRFIEEPYFEYVIDEELCIGCGKCVKGCSAFGNGSLHLQIRHDLCLNCNQCLIASNCPSDAIGRVPADEPYMIKGDFIVKEES